One stretch of Tolypothrix sp. NIES-4075 DNA includes these proteins:
- a CDS encoding HNH endonuclease, giving the protein MTSNSISAELRKFVIQRASGCCEYCLIHQDFSIYTHEVDHIIAVKHGGETTADNLALSCLSCNRHKGSDFATIDQVTKEIVPLFNPRLQVWDEHFYIPNARIEGKTHIGQGTARLLQFNVPNRVLQRQVLMNQGQYP; this is encoded by the coding sequence ATGACATCTAATTCAATTTCTGCGGAACTGCGTAAGTTTGTAATACAGAGAGCTTCAGGATGTTGTGAATATTGCCTAATACATCAGGATTTTTCGATTTATACCCATGAAGTAGACCATATTATTGCGGTAAAACATGGAGGTGAAACGACTGCTGATAATTTGGCACTTTCATGTTTATCGTGCAACCGCCATAAAGGTTCTGATTTTGCGACGATAGACCAAGTTACTAAAGAAATTGTTCCTTTGTTTAATCCCCGTCTTCAGGTTTGGGATGAACATTTTTATATTCCAAATGCCAGAATCGAAGGAAAAACTCACATTGGTCAAGGGACTGCAAGGTTACTTCAGTTTAATGTTCCTAATCGCGTGCTTCAACGGCAAGTGTTAATGAATCAAGGACAATATCCGTAG
- a CDS encoding IS1/IS1595 family N-terminal zinc-binding domain-containing protein: MKCPRCTSTQIGKYGYFHLKQNYRCRNCGTQFIDF, from the coding sequence ATGAAATGCCCTAGATGTACTTCGACTCAAATTGGCAAATATGGCTACTTTCATCTTAAACAAAACTACAGGTGTCGGAACTGTGGAACTCAATTTATAGATTTTTAA
- a CDS encoding IS4 family transposase has product MKILETNPYSCCDFGDKRLTRRAVSIAECLFVKYGQPLSKIFKSASDLKRGYEFFANPKTTFEKLTKPCFKQTAIEINGLPVVLAVGDTTFLDYKKILDKRDDYGPTGNGGNGLILHSSLALDPDFGQPLGLLWEKLWHREKKASPLPGETPSNKKQRLKKEQKIKRNKAFKEKESYRWVEAFSKIEKLFKGLETTVNGLLSRIIHVFDREGDIAEVFSRVRKTKNTGVVVRAAHNRCLESENSHLWEYVTSQPVQFVTTVELSETKKRSARTATLEVRFCPVSISPPKRLKLEGSFNVYAVYAREIDVPENCEPVEWMLLTTESVTTQQLAAQILRWYTYRWRVEEYHKILKSGCQAESYRLAGESMSTMLGFLTVIAAQLLRMTYLHRTSPQSSATEVLTKIQMDVLLASTPPLLKKDVEFTIDWAIRAIARLGGYLEHRKNSAIGIQVLWRGWLELETLCQGWLLHDRLYS; this is encoded by the coding sequence ATGAAAATATTAGAAACAAATCCGTACTCTTGTTGTGACTTTGGGGACAAACGCCTAACTCGAAGAGCGGTATCGATTGCCGAGTGTTTATTTGTAAAATATGGTCAACCGTTGTCCAAAATCTTTAAAAGTGCTAGCGACTTGAAACGCGGGTACGAATTTTTCGCCAATCCAAAAACAACGTTTGAAAAGTTGACTAAACCTTGCTTTAAACAAACAGCAATCGAAATAAACGGCTTACCAGTGGTGCTTGCTGTAGGCGATACAACTTTTCTTGATTACAAGAAAATATTGGATAAGCGTGATGATTATGGTCCTACAGGTAACGGTGGGAATGGGCTAATTTTACACAGTTCTTTAGCATTAGATCCGGACTTTGGTCAACCATTGGGGCTGTTGTGGGAGAAGCTATGGCATCGAGAGAAAAAAGCTTCACCACTACCGGGAGAAACACCCTCAAACAAGAAACAGCGATTAAAAAAAGAGCAAAAAATCAAGAGAAATAAGGCATTTAAGGAGAAAGAGTCTTATAGATGGGTTGAAGCTTTCTCAAAGATAGAAAAACTGTTTAAGGGTCTAGAAACAACCGTTAATGGTCTGTTATCTAGAATAATTCATGTTTTTGACCGAGAAGGTGATATTGCTGAGGTGTTTAGCCGAGTACGTAAAACTAAAAACACAGGTGTAGTTGTCAGAGCCGCTCACAATCGGTGTTTAGAATCTGAGAATTCTCATTTATGGGAGTACGTCACATCCCAGCCAGTACAGTTTGTCACCACGGTTGAACTATCTGAAACTAAAAAACGGAGTGCAAGAACTGCAACTTTAGAGGTTAGGTTTTGTCCGGTATCAATAAGTCCTCCAAAGCGATTAAAGTTAGAAGGCAGTTTCAATGTTTACGCGGTTTATGCACGCGAAATTGACGTACCAGAAAATTGTGAACCAGTAGAGTGGATGTTACTAACTACTGAGTCAGTAACTACACAACAATTAGCCGCTCAAATTCTCCGTTGGTATACGTATCGTTGGCGAGTTGAAGAGTATCACAAGATTCTCAAATCCGGTTGCCAAGCCGAAAGCTATCGGTTGGCTGGTGAGAGTATGTCAACTATGCTGGGTTTTTTGACTGTAATTGCTGCCCAACTATTAAGAATGACTTATTTGCACCGAACTTCTCCTCAAAGTTCCGCAACAGAGGTGTTAACAAAAATACAGATGGACGTGCTACTTGCAAGTACCCCACCATTACTAAAAAAAGACGTAGAATTTACGATTGATTGGGCGATTAGAGCAATTGCACGCTTGGGAGGATACTTAGAACATAGGAAAAACAGTGCAATTGGGATACAAGTTTTATGGAGGGGTTGGCTGGAGTTAGAAACTTTGTGCCAAGGTTGGCTGCTACACGATAGATTATATTCTTAA
- a CDS encoding transposase yields the protein MXRDLRLSVSWIRDSGHMVIDGTLIISSVSQHFGSFISWITXIGFLQPIISFVYGLVIGGVGCKSYIQMMEIEATEAQKTGRTRVIVQDNGPIHRCKAVQKLWSKWEHMGLCIFFLPPYCSEMNPIELEWQHLKKDELCGQIFDDELDLAYAVIDGVKARGEKGNYSTERIKFYSDRSN from the coding sequence ATGTNAAGGGATTTAAGGCTGTCGGTGAGTTGGATCAGAGATTCGGGACACATGGTTATAGATGGTACACTGATTATCTCTTCAGTATCCCAGCATTTTGGATCATTTATTTCTTGGATTACTCNTATCGGGTTTCTTCAACCAATAATAAGCTTTGTTTACGGTCTGGTTATTGGTGGTGTTGGTTGTAAATCTTACATCCAAATGATGGAAATTGAAGCAACTGAAGCTCAAAAAACTGGGCGTACCAGGGTAATTGTACAGGATAACGGACCGATACACCGATGTAAAGCAGTGCAAAAGCTATGGTCAAAGTGGGAACACATGGGTTTGTGTATCTTTTTTTTGCCCCCATACTGCTCCGAGATGAACCCAATTGAATTAGAGTGGCAGCACCTTAAAAAAGACGAACTATGTGGGCAAATATTTGATGATGAGTTAGACCTCGCTTACGCCGTGATTGATGGCGTTAAAGCTAGGGGAGAAAAAGGCAACTACAGTACAGAACGTATTAAATTTTACTCAGACCGCTCTAATTAA
- a CDS encoding ISAzo13 family transposase yields the protein MQLTDSLKSLXIKTSQKLKGSDRRQFMAEVVKGLGRGGQIIAERELGWNRRTIRKGIQELEHGMSIADSFKLRGRKRSEENLPFLLSDIVSIVDPQSQTDPTFNSIKLYTRLSAAEVRHQLIELKGYQNEELPSIEVIRQRLNQLGYGLKQVAKTKPIKEIPETGAIFKEVNRINQEADDDLATLRISMDAKVGIKVGEFDRGGKTRVPTVALDHDFSDCSTLTPYGIFLPQESELFLFFVQSKLTADCIVDLLEDWWLGVLDRFSHIRKIVINQDNGPENNSRRTQFMFRILEFAHKFQLKIQLAYYPPYHSKYNPVERAFGWLEQHWSGSLLDSVDTVIKFASTLTFKGKNPMVTLVERVYHTGVKLTLAAMAEVEKQIQRLPNLKQWFVEIFGSSA from the coding sequence ATCCAACTCACCGACAGCCTTAAATCCCTTNACATTAAAACATCTCAGAAATTAAAAGGAAGTGACCGACGACAATTTATGGCAGAAGTAGTTAAAGGTTTGGGACGAGGAGGACAAATAATCGCAGAGAGGGAATTAGGCTGGAATAGACGTACTATTCGTAAAGGGATCCAAGAATTAGAACATGGAATGTCGATTGCTGATTCATTTAAACTGAGGGGACGTAAGCGTAGTGAAGAAAATTTGCCTTTTTTACTATCGGACATAGTGTCAATTGTAGACCCACAGAGCCAAACAGACCCAACTTTCAATAGTATTAAGCTATATACTCGCCTTTCAGCAGCAGAGGTTCGTCATCAATTGATTGAACTAAAAGGATATCAAAATGAAGAACTACCTTCAATTGAGGTGATTCGACAACGATTAAACCAATTGGGTTATGGCTTAAAGCAGGTTGCTAAAACTAAGCCAATAAAAGAGATACCAGAAACTGGAGCTATCTTTAAAGAAGTTAATCGTATTAATCAGGAAGCTGATGATGACCTCGCGACGCTACGAATTTCTATGGATGCAAAGGTGGGGATAAAAGTTGGGGAATTTGACAGAGGAGGAAAAACTCGTGTACCTACTGTTGCGTTGGATCATGACTTTTCCGATTGCTCAACTTTAACTCCCTACGGGATTTTTTTACCTCAAGAGAGTGAGTTATTTTTATTTTTCGTTCAATCCAAACTGACTGCTGATTGTATTGTTGACCTACTCGAAGATTGGTGGTTAGGTGTTCTAGACCGATTTTCTCACATTCGTAAAATAGTTATCAACCAAGATAATGGACCAGAAAATAACTCTCGGCGAACTCAATTTATGTTTCGTATTCTTGAATTTGCCCACAAATTTCAACTGAAAATCCAATTAGCTTACTATCCGCCCTACCACAGTAAATACAACCCGGTTGAACGAGCTTTTGGATGGCTTGAACAACATTGGAGCGGTAGCTTACTAGATAGTGTTGATACTGTAATTAAGTTCGCTTCGACTCTAACTTTTAAAGGTAAAAATCCTATGGTTACTTTGGTTGAGCGAGTTTACCATACAGGAGTTAAACTAACTTTGGCAGCGATGGCGGAAGTTGAAAAACAAATTCAACGTTTACCAAACTTGAAGCAATGGTTTGTTGAAATATTTGGTAGCTCTGCCTAA
- a CDS encoding DUF6585 family protein gives MTLEEQWRQKSDQELEFASRELTDYTEEAQQVIRAEMQRRSMPELPPTRQTVTQRNPDLLGNLLERLESHNLSKGILGLIWWIVATSIFLILGVLILAYGNHSFLNLVVGIAISGVGLCSIYNAIKSRNYYFLLYERGIVYKRLNGQLYAYYNELQVWQKSRYKQFFFISVEMSCAYTLKFPDGELVHITKDIADRLQILVTQHQLPQALAAYNRGETVEFGPIRLYEKGIIVYGQGIVWSRISHIEVSKGKIYIKEGRFNALRIPVAEVPNVRVLLNLFQQLGHKTLSKESVDWIGFKDMLGKHLW, from the coding sequence ATGACACTTGAAGAGCAATGGCGACAGAAAAGCGACCAAGAACTGGAATTTGCATCTAGAGAGCTTACTGACTATACAGAAGAAGCGCAACAGGTAATACGAGCCGAAATGCAAAGGCGAAGTATGCCGGAATTGCCCCCAACCAGACAAACCGTAACTCAAAGGAATCCTGATTTATTAGGAAATCTCTTGGAGAGGTTAGAGAGCCATAATTTATCGAAGGGTATTCTAGGGTTGATTTGGTGGATTGTAGCAACTTCTATATTTTTAATTCTAGGAGTCCTCATCCTTGCTTATGGCAATCATTCATTTCTTAATTTGGTCGTAGGTATTGCAATTTCAGGAGTTGGACTGTGCAGCATTTACAATGCTATCAAATCTAGAAATTATTACTTTCTGCTTTATGAAAGAGGCATTGTCTATAAGCGACTAAACGGGCAACTCTATGCATACTATAATGAGTTACAAGTCTGGCAAAAGAGTAGATATAAGCAATTCTTTTTTATCTCGGTAGAGATGAGTTGTGCCTACACCCTTAAGTTTCCAGATGGTGAATTGGTTCACATTACCAAAGACATTGCAGACAGATTGCAAATCCTGGTAACTCAGCATCAGCTACCGCAGGCACTCGCTGCTTATAATCGAGGCGAAACTGTTGAATTTGGTCCGATTCGTCTCTATGAAAAAGGAATCATTGTTTACGGACAAGGTATCGTCTGGTCAAGGATTAGCCATATTGAGGTTAGCAAGGGTAAAATCTATATCAAAGAAGGTCGGTTCAATGCTCTCAGAATTCCTGTTGCAGAGGTGCCTAACGTGCGTGTTTTGCTTAATCTCTTTCAACAGCTAGGGCACAAAACTCTTTCTAAAGAGAGCGTTGATTGGATTGGCTTTAAGGATATGTTAGGCAAACACTTGTGGTAA
- a CDS encoding barstar family protein, which yields MKVEIKGNKIFTINDFHRQIAKLLDLEPYYGNNFNALWDSLTTDVERPVSLIWLDSAI from the coding sequence ATGAAAGTAGAAATTAAGGGCAATAAAATCTTTACTATAAATGACTTTCATCGGCAAATAGCTAAATTACTTGACTTAGAACCATACTATGGGAACAACTTTAATGCACTCTGGGACAGTTTAACTACAGATGTAGAACGCCCAGTTAGCTTAATTTGGCTTGATTCGGCAATATAA
- a CDS encoding thiol-disulfide oxidoreductase DCC family protein, with protein sequence MLYDGECPLCVREVNFLTKRDAGRGLVSFVDIAADNYNAEANGGVDYETAMGRIHAVLPDGTLVKNIEVFRRVYETLGMGWVYAATKLPIVGAIANFVYGIWADLRFSLTGRPSLETIVREREQRLACNNQSRCRLMDGDE encoded by the coding sequence TTGCTCTACGACGGTGAATGTCCCTTATGCGTGCGTGAAGTTAACTTTTTGACCAAACGTGATGCCGGACGGGGATTAGTGTCATTTGTGGATATTGCGGCTGATAACTATAACGCCGAAGCAAATGGTGGTGTTGATTACGAAACTGCGATGGGGCGCATCCATGCTGTGTTGCCAGATGGAACGTTAGTTAAAAACATTGAAGTATTTCGCCGCGTTTACGAAACTTTAGGAATGGGCTGGGTTTATGCTGCAACCAAGTTGCCGATTGTTGGTGCGATCGCTAACTTTGTATATGGTATTTGGGCAGACTTGCGATTTTCTCTGACGGGGCGACCAAGTTTAGAAACTATTGTGCGAGAGCGTGAGCAACGACTTGCCTGCAACAATCAGAGTCGCTGCCGCTTAATGGATGGAGACGAATAA